The sequence CCATCTGATATTAAACACGAACCACTACTTGTATGATTgattaaatttaaactaaacaTCGTCATCTAGTACataatttcccataaaaaaaaattaaaaaaaaatagcgtTACGGTTGCTGCTGTGTGTTCCCCCCAACTCCTGAATCCTGATCCTGAGGCGAAGAAATCGAATATTTCAAACTATTTCTCTCAGaaacttcaaattcaaattcaagtcCCAATCTTTTCAACTGggttttctcctttttcttctctAATCACATTTTCCTTCATCAAATTTATACTAGTAAGTAGTACTCCTTCCGACTGTGTGGtcctttcttgaagttttgCTGTATATTTGGACAAACAAAAGTTGATGTCTTTGTCTGATAAAGAGATCGTCAATGTTggtggcagtggtggtggtgctgTTGATGACAACAATAGCGTTGGTGGTGGGGTCCACGCCAGGGATGTTGTTGACGATGATGACAATGGAAAGAAGCAAAGAGGGTATGGATATGGATGTATTGGGTGTACGAGAAGTTTCACTAAAGCAAGGCAAGCGGTCCTAAATCCATTTACAAAAGCCAAGAAACAATTTCTCAGAAGAAAGAATAGAAGgacttcttcttcatcttctggGTCTACTGGTGCCAGGATTTCAGGTAAGAGGTTTGGTTGTCTTAATAGTGGTGGTAAAGGTTGTTGCTTTTGTTTAAGGCAACCTCAGACTTTGGAATCAAATTCTGGGTCTCGTACAAGTGACCCAAATGACCCAAATTTCACCTATGACATGCTGAAAGCTTTCATAGAGAATAATGATTTCTATTCCAAAGAATGCAATCCCCACTTTGATTTTGATCTCTCCTCACATGCTACTGAGTGAAGGACTTGTGTGTAATTGATTCCTCCGTTATTGTTTTGTTCCTGTTGTTTGGTAGTGATTGCTGAGAATGTTATCAATAGTTGAAGGGGTTACAGAACATACAGATTAAGGACAAGGATGGCTGGTTTATAATGCAATTCTAGGCATTTTCATATGAAATTATGAATTGCCTATGGAAGAGTTTGAGGCACTTTCTCATGTTCTGTGTGAGAATGAGGAAGTATGACAGTATCTCCTAGATGTTTCAGCCATTTTCCATGTTAGCTTCCAAAAGTATGCAACTATAAGCTGAGGATGCATTCTGCACGAATTACGAGAACCGGGATTATATCCATCCAATTGTCATTTTGGTTTAGAAATTTGGATGCCATTTTTGTTATCCTACGAGTCATTTGTTAACTCATATCATCCCTTACATtgaagaaatttaattttttattgaacatGTTAGTAAGTTTTTACATTCAGTGCAAACTAAAGGTGTAAGTAGATGATGTATAGTAAAAATCAATATGTTTTTTTAGAGGAAGAGTACATTGATCCATTGCCGAAGTGGAACAGGTTGTTGAAACCATTGAGTTCTTATAATTTGTATATCATTCTTTTTGATGGGGATGTGGAGATGGATTGCAAATTAATGAGAACAAATTCAGATCAGTTAATATTTGAGCAAAGAGTTGGTCTGGTAACAAGCACTTTTTTATAGTTTTACTTACATTGGTGTCTCTGCTGTAGCTTTTGGCCTTAACAGAATTTCCTATATCTATTCATTATTTGTTCAAGAATGCCATTATTATTAACATAGGCTTCTGGGATACATTTTACCATCCAACATGCGTGTGTTTTATCTTTTCTTCCCTGATTTTTCTGCCATTATATCTTGATTAAACCAAGATTATCTTGGTTTATAATTGGaggaaaaaattttcttaagaaaTATGCTATAGCATTTTGGGTTAGATAGCATGAATTCTGATtatgccttcttctttttattttatttttattttttatatttcctgcTAAAAGAGTTCTGATTATACACAGTGTTTGAATGTCTAGTCCATGGATATAGGCTGCCAGTTTGGTGTTGACAATCTATGTCAGACTACATGTTGAGGAAATTGGAGAATGGTAATCAATAATGATTACAATATCTTAACACTTAGGCTTTGCTTCTAGGGGATCTTTTCTAAAGTTCCAATCGAGTCTTTGTAATCAGTATTGTTTAAAGAGTCTTGGCAGTTTACTGGATTTTTCATTCTTCTGATATGCTTGCATCTATTAGCACCCCAATGGTATTCAGCTGCacaacttattaatattttaccAAGCAGCTGAGTTAATTGGTattgttttaatataattttttggtgAAGAAACCATATTTCTACCTGTTGCCGATACTTGATCATCACTTTGATATTGGAAACCAAAAAATGTGTATATTCTTTTTGCTTCCTTAAGTTTTATTCCTAGCATATggcaataaaattttaatgccaaggaaaaaaaaaagaaacatcaaAGTTTCTATAGGATGGACAATGTTCAAGAATAGTGGAATAGTAGCTTTGAGTTTCTCAACCCATTGACTTTAGGATTCGTTAgtcctattttttttattttttttgtggttggGGGAAGGGGATAAGCGACATAACTCAGGGGTAGAGTATCACCTTGTCATGCAAGTCTGATTATCCCTAAACCTAAAGCAAGTTAAGTGGTAAGGATTGAACTTAGATCTTCCTATAGtctgtttaacctaatttataGTAAGCAACAATAAGATTCATTCAGAAATTCTTCTATAATCTAGTTTAGAGCATGATATAATTTCCATTTCATAAATTCTAGAAGAGCCTTATGAGAAATGAATATCTTTGTAGTCTGGCCTTTAAGAATCATATAGTTTCTTTCCCTTGACCTGGTCTAGCTAGTTTCTTGGAATGCTTGCATATTCTGATAACTAGTTTATGTCAAAAACTCTATGGTTTCAGCTTGCAACTTAATAGTTAAGTAATCAGTTGACCCATTCTACTAATTAGACTACCATGATTATTTAATGAAGATACCATTCTTCTCCCTTCTCTTTATACTTTTATAAACCATTGAATGTCAGTATGATGTTGGAATCAATTAAAGCACCTGCCTTCTTCCCTGTCCTGATAGCTACCTTCCTAGTTTGGGGGACCatcttaaaatttatataaggaCAACATTTCCTTCATAGCACTTTTTGAGTACAAGATGACTGGATAGCTACAGATCTCCAAAAGCTCCATGAGAATTGAAGATTCTTGAATTTGCAATTTAAGCTATCTTTGGTTAGAAACACAAACTGGTTTAATTCACTGTGACTGATGTTTAAGATAAGTTGGGGGCTTATAAAATAACTGACCATGGCTTGTGGTtaacaaaattcattttaagCCAATTACATGTACAGATCTTTAGCTGTCTAGCTGATAAAGAGAAATAACCACATCATCTTGAActtaaatagattttttttaccAGTAGAATTTGTGGAAGATAGGATTTTTATCAATGGGGATGTGGAGGTGAgttaaaattttgggaaaacATTATTCAGCTTATCTTTTGGCCCCAAATTTTGGGAAAAGGTTCACACTGgtaaataatgaatttgtttcTTCAGCAGAAGTAGCTTATGACtacctaagaaaaaaaaattttaaaaagcttATGACTGATAAATGGTTTAAAGGATCCCAAACTTTCTAAGTCGTGTACAGAAACTGTTGTGTTGTATCTTTGTCTTCTGTTCACAAAAGGAAACTTTGAAGCATAATTCATTTACAAGTTCACATGTTACAGATTCTAGATGATATATGGCCGATTTTTGGACATTTGGGGAtgtttggtttgtatttttaaataacaatcttcagtttttaaacaacattacgcGTATTTcaatacactttttcacccacatgtattttcaaaaatattttcaagtaacaatttttcagtttttaaatacatgtaccaaacgggccaattatttgaaaatgtgttattatattctcttttctttttgctttgcCGTAGATAGATTTATTCTCTTGGAAATGCTTGAAAGAAGCTTTATCTTAAAAGTCTTCTACCACAAACGAATGGACCACTGTAACCTGGGACACCCTtgagcaaaagaaaagattagaGAGTTAAgtacatatttgattttttatgcaAGCAGCGGTGATTGGGAGCACAAAGAACTTCTGCTCGGAATATTTTAAAGCACATGAAAAGATATATTTAATCTCAACAGTACTATATAAGCAAGAAGTAAGAGCTACATATAAATTATGTAGCATGTActtcagcaacaaaaaaaaaaaaattatgtagcaTGTaaagaacaatatatgaagaggAATTAATAGTTTTCTTGCTGGGTATGTGGGGGCTGATTTCTTGTAGTAAAATGCATCCATTTGAAACAGTTTAATTAGTTCAATTGTTATTCAGATAACACTTATTATGGGGTATTTAAACAGATAAAATCAGGGGTGTTTTGCAAACCACAAGATTGAGTAACTATGAATAGAATAACAAGGTTTTTGTGTttgtcaaattttataaatatgtatatgagtagtttttttattacaattgtAAACCAATTCTATAGTCTTATCAAACATTCCTATTATGTTTGacatcatctttttctttttaactttttatctttttaaaacctcatttttgtaaataaacttGCAATAATAGCATGAAAAAATGTTGTGCAGCTGTGCTAATTGGTCTGTCACTCCTAGAATTCTTCAAGGTGGTGACACCAAAACAGGATTATGATGGAAATGTCAAACACCAATTGCAAATTAAGTTTAAGATGGAAATTCAAAGATGTATGGGTGGTGCCATTGTTGTCTCCTGATTCAACCCACAAAGACAAGAGGCAGTTTTTCTTAAGAATGCATAACATGTCCTACTTGTTTTCAGTTTGAGATACGAAAATGCGATTCCGTAAAAGGAGTCCTTATCTTCAAgccttttcaataaaatattttttgagatgTACTACTTTCCCATCGGATAAGGGAAAGAATAAAAGTGAGCACGTGCACGTGCAGGACAGTATTTGCCacctataaatttaaaaaataaaatataatagaaGTGAGGaaagcaaatcaaaacaaaaaatcctgAATGTGATTGTGAGTGAGATTCCCTGTAGATCCGGAAAACTGAGACCCACCACCTCCACCAAGACCAAGACCAAGAGCGTTGTAGTAGCACATTGTGATTGgcaaaacacaaacccataatCTTGTTTATTAAATCTGACACAGGTTTGAGGCCTACACGTGACTCCCTTAACTCTCACTTTGTTGCCACTCCAGTAGAATGAGTCCAAagactaagggtccgtttggatagaacttattgctgaaaattgaaaactgaaaactgaaaacactgtagcaaaataatttttaaatgtgtaaatagtgccgtgggacccatttttaatgaaaaagttgctgaaaagtgaaatttgtgggtccatgaacagtgcacgaatgcactgttcatgaggagAATTGGTCAACAACagcggctgaaaaaaaaaaaaaaaaaaaaaaaaagctgaaaacgcGCAATGAAGAGAAACGCAGACGTGAACGTGGATCCAAACCGCACCTAAGAAGGCGTTTGCATCCAGCTGAACGCGTTTAGCGTCTAGCGtttctagcatttttttttctttctttttgttcgTGTATTGTGCACACTGTTTACATATTTTctcagtaattttttattaaaaataagttttgcagtactatttacacattaaaaaatttattttgttatagtatttttcagtttcaattttcagttaCATTTAAACGGACCCTAAGAATATGGGTTATCCCCATTCCCATTCCCATTCCAACTTGTAACTTGTTCTTGGACAACTGAAGTCCCTACTTTTTGAGTTACTGTCTACTTAACCtcacacaaacacaacaaattgAATCACATTATTTGGACAACTGAAGTCCCTACTTTTTGAGTTACTGTCCACTTAACCtcacacaaacacaacaaattgAATCACATTATTTGTTCATGTGATCAATTATGAGCAATAAACACTTAGGAGGTGATCGATTATGAATAAAAAACACCCTTTTATATGAATTCACTGCCCACAATTATCTGcatcaaaaaattatatcaaaatttgGAACTTTCTCATAAAGCAAATTCTTTTTCTCTGTCTCCCACCCTCCTTTccatttgtttattattatcatcaattTCTCATGTATGACTAATTGACTACCACCAAGGCTGTGTGATCCCACttcctatatttttatttgtagcGCATCTTTTGGATGGatttattcctatttttttaatgggaacCGACTTAGCAGAAATAGAAAGTGATTTCAGCACTGTTAACTGTTAAGAGGCAGGGACGAATAGAAATTCAAGATCATGCTATTTATGGGTGTCATCAACGACCTCCATTATCCTTCTTTGGAAACCAAACCGCCCCccttattataatattttaatagataTGTATCACAGGCACAGCTGGTGGCTCTCTCACTCCCTTTGGATCCATGTCTTGGAGATGTGTTACATAAAATTATTCTGAACCCATCAAGAAAGTTTGTCTGAGTTTGTTTATCTATGAAAAAAGTACTACTACTGTTAGTACAGGTGGTCCCTGCTAAGTGCTGGGATTGAAGGCAAAGCACAGACAGTGGAGGTGGTGATCGAGATGATGTGGGTTTTTCCATGAAATGGGGTTGGGATTTACTGGACACACTTTGGATTCTCTAATAAAACTTTCTCCAACCTGCTTTGTATCTCAGTTTGAGCCAGACTGATTCTCAGACATCTGGGTTTTGTTTCCTGAAGCTTTTAAAGACGAGGTTAGagttttttccatttctttcttttacatCTTCTGTAAAAACTTACTTCTTTACTCGGATTGAACATCTACTTCGGAAATTGTTGTCAGTCATAGCCTATGTATGAGTAAAAGTTTTCGTtttgtcaatttaatttatCAGTTGTTGTACTAGTACCGCTTATCTTTCTTGGCTTTTGTTTTAGCTGAACTGCAACTACTCTTTAGTGTGTGGTTTAAAAATTAGTGTTTgttaatgttttatatatgtGGCTTTATACTTGATCAATAAATGGTGTGCTTTACAAAGGCAATATTACATTCTATTGTTATCTGTTGATACTGTTAAGTATTAACTGTGTTTCTGTCACTGATGCAAAAATGCTTCAAAGAATCAAAGATAATCACAAGGAATCTTTGTTGTTTCTACTCTTTAATATGTTGCTGTAACTAATGGAAATATGCTTCATACAATCAAAAAGCATCCTTCTTTTACTAATCTTAAGGAAAAAGACTTGCACTATTGATTTAGTTGTGAACAGATTTTTCCCTTCTCTGTATACACAGTTTCCTTATATTGAATGATTGAGGGAgatatttagaaaattttgatgtttttagAGCATATTCACAATACTTCCTGTGCTAGTGCGATGCTATTGTTATTTTTACTGGTTATACTAATACTActgtgatgatgatgatgatggataTCATGACAATGACAATGATCACAATAATAACTATATAATTATTTACCAGAATCAATTTTGGCAACCCTTTTGATATGTTCTCATTCATGGgttctgtttgtttttttttttttttttgggaattcaGTTTGGGAGAGAATGTCTTCTTCAAGACCCAGCCATTCATCCAGCAATTCAGGGCGCTCAAGACACAGTGCCAGGATTATTGCTCAGACCACTGTTGATGCAAAACTTCACGCAGATTTTGAGTCATCGGGTGATTCTTTTGATTACTCTAGCTCAGTGCGTGTTACCAGTGCAGTTACTGGGGATCAACAACCCAGGTCTGACAAAGTAACCACAGCTTACCTCCATCACATACAGAAAGGCAAGCTGATCCAGCCATTTGGTTGCTTGCTAGCCTTAGATGACAAAACTTTCGAGGTCATTGCATACAGTGAGAATGCCCCTGAAATGCTGACCATGGTCAGTCATGCGGTCCCAAGTGTTGGAGACCACCCAGTTCTTGGCATTGGAACAGATGTAAGGACTATTTTCACTGCTCCCAGTGCCTCTGCATTGCAAAAGGCCCTAGGGTTCGCAGATGTTTCTCTTTTGAATCCCATTTTAGTCCATTGCAAGACATCTGGGAAGCCCTTTTATGCAATTGTGCATCAGGTAACAGGTAGCTTGATCATTGATTTTGAGCCAGTGAAGCCTTATGAAGTCCCCATGACGGCTGCTGGTGCCTTGCAATCATACAAGCTTGCAGCCAAAGCAATTACCCGATTGCAGTCTTTGCCTAGTGGTAGCATGGAAAGGCTTTGTGATACAATGGTTCAGGAGGTTTTTGAGCTCACAGGTTATGACAGGGTGATGGCATATAAATTTCATGATGATGATCATGGTGAAGTGGTCTCTGAGATTACAAAGCCAGGACTAGAGCCATATCTGGGTTTGCATTATCCAGCCACTGATATCCCCCAGGCTGCTCGTTTCTTATTTATGAAGAATAAGGTCCGTCTGATTGTTGATTGTCATGCTAGAAATGTGAAGGTGCTTCAAGATGAGAAGCTTCCATTTGATCTGACATTGTGTGGTTCAACCTTAAGGGCTCCACACAGTTGCCATTTACAGTACATGGAGAATATGAATTCCATTGCTTCTCTGGTTATGGCAGTTGTTGTCAACGAGGGGGATGAAGAAGGGGACAACTCTAACTCTGTGCAGccacaaaagagaaagagacttTGGGGTTTAGTAGTATGCCATAACACAACTCCAAGGTTTGTTCCATTCCCTCTTAGATATGCTTGTGAGTTCCTAGCCCAAGTATTTGCCATTCATGTGAATAAGGAATTGGAGTTGGAAAATCAAATTGTTGAGAAGAACATATTGCGTACCCAAACACTCTTGTGCGATTTGCTGATGCGAGATGCACCCTTGGGAATTGTttcacaaagcccaaatataatGGATCTTGTGAAGTGTGATGGTGCTGTCCTCTTATACAAGAATAAGATATGGAGACTGGGAGTTACTCCAAGTGATTTCCAGCTGCATGACATAGCATCATGGCTCGAGGAGTACCATATGGATTCTACAGGTTTGAGTACAGATAGTCTGTATGATGCGGGGTTCCCAGGGGCTCTTGCTCTTGGTGATGAAGTATGTGGAATGGCAGCTGTGAGGATAACTTCCAAGGACATGATTTTCTGGTTTCGCTCCCACACTGCTGCTGAAATTCGATGGGGCGGTGCAAAGCATGAACCTGGTGAGAAGGATGACAGTAGGAGGATGCACCCGAGATCTTCATTCAAGGCTTTCCTTGACGTTGTCAAGACGAGGAGTTTACCCTGGAAGGACTATGAAATGGATGCAATCCATTCTTTGCAGCTTATCTTGAGGAATGCATTTAAAGATGTTGAAGCAAAGGATATAAGTAACAATGCAATTAACATGAAGCTCAGTGACCTCAAAATTGAAGGGATGCAAGAACTGGAGGCAGTGACAAGTGAGATGGTCCGTTTAATTGAAACAGCCACAGTGCCGATTCTGGCAGTTGATGTTGATGGGCTGATTAATGGGTGGAATACAAAGATTGCAGAGTTAACTGGTCTTGCTGTTGATAAAGCAATTGGAAATCATTTTCTCACACTTGTAGAAGATTCTTCAACTGATATAGTCAAAAGGATGTTGTCCTTGGCACTGCAGGGTATGCTCCATCCagaattttttgtttctgttttttttttttttccctattaatTGATAGTTGGGGttgggggatttgaaccctagacattttttgttagaaacaccaagaggtgccagttgagctacaaggcttttGGCTAtccaaattttctattttaacttcATAAAATTAGCAACTCATACTAGTAACGTAGATATGCATAAGCATGAGTTAGTGTGTTTGACACTTAGGCGTGtccaaattattttatctaataCCATGCTTGTGCATCAAATTAATTGAGATGTGTGAGAAAGCACAAGAGATATTGGAGTTAATGGCTTGGGATGTGTTCACTATGCCTGAAACAAAgggatttgattattttttttaagagctttttttttttctttttaaaaacttataataatttgtttattttcttttaccttCTTGTTTGATCAGGAAAAGAAGAGCAGAACATCCAATTTGAGATCAAAACACATGGGTCTAAGAGTGATTCTGGTCCCATCAGCTTAGTTGTGAATGCATGTGCAAGTAGGGATCTTCGAGATAATGTTGTGGGGGTTTGTTTTGTGGCCCAGGACATCACTGGTCAGAAGATAGTTATGGACAAGTTCACCAGGATTGAAGGCGATTACAAAGCTATTGTACAAAATCCGAACCCATTGATTCCTCCAATATTTGGTACGGATGAATTTGGGTGGTGCTGTGAGTGGAATCCAGCAATGACAATGGTAAGTGGGTGGACACGAGAGCAAGTGATAGATAAAATGCTCTTGGGGGAGGTTTTTGGGACACATACATCTTGCTGTCGCCTCAAGAATCAGGAAGCTTTTGTAAATCTTGGAGTTGtacttaataatgtaatgactGGTCAGGAATCAGAAAAGGTCCATTTCGGTTTCTTTGCTCGGAGTGGAAAGTATGTGGAGTGCCTGCTATGTGTGAGTAAGAAATTGGACAGAGAGGGTGCAGTCACTGGGGTCTTTTGCTTCTTGCAGCTTGCTAGCCAGGAGCTGCAACAAGCACTTCATATACAGCGTTTATCTGAGCAAACTGCCATGAAGAGATTGAAAGCATTGGCTTATATAAAAAGGCAGATACGAAATCCTTTATCTGGGATTATATTTTCTCGGAAAATGATGGAAGATACTGAATTAGGAGTTGAACAAAAACAGCTTCTGCATACTAGTGTCCAGTGCCAGCGCCAGATCAGCAAGGTTATTGATGACTCAGATCTTGATAGCATCATTGATGGGTATGATATATTTAAACTCTAATGAGTGACTTTCCTATCCTTTTATGTTATTACAAATCCATGCATTTATCAAAAGCGTTAAcaatataaagtgagagagaaaactaaatagTCTATATATTGATGTGTGAATAATAATGTACAATAGAGAGCTTTATATAGGCTAAGTATATATGCAGTACaagtaatataaataaattacaagtaCAGTATATTGGGCTAAGTCCAATGGGTTAATTTAGTCTAAGCTATACACTAACATCCACCCTTAAACTTGAGGTGATAAGGAGGAAGCCAACTGGAGTTTGGATATAAGATCTCGAAGACAATCAGGCGGGTGagtcttggtgaagatatcagcGAACTGGTCAGCAAAGGAGATGGAGAACAACTTGAGATTGCCTTTTTTGAGATGTTGGCGAGTGATGTGGTAGTCAATCTCAATGTGCTTAGTgcattcatggaagacatcGTTATGAGCAATGTAGATAGCACTAcaattgtcacaataaagaggattGGAAGTGGGCTGTGGAGCATCCATGTCAGCTAAGAGCCAGCGAAGCCAAACAAGCTCGCGGGTAGTGTCGGCAAGGGCACGATACT comes from Castanea sativa cultivar Marrone di Chiusa Pesio chromosome 3, ASM4071231v1 and encodes:
- the LOC142627539 gene encoding uncharacterized protein LOC142627539, with amino-acid sequence MSLSDKEIVNVGGSGGGAVDDNNSVGGGVHARDVVDDDDNGKKQRGYGYGCIGCTRSFTKARQAVLNPFTKAKKQFLRRKNRRTSSSSSGSTGARISVIAENVINS
- the LOC142627668 gene encoding phytochrome A-2, whose product is MSSSRPSHSSSNSGRSRHSARIIAQTTVDAKLHADFESSGDSFDYSSSVRVTSAVTGDQQPRSDKVTTAYLHHIQKGKLIQPFGCLLALDDKTFEVIAYSENAPEMLTMVSHAVPSVGDHPVLGIGTDVRTIFTAPSASALQKALGFADVSLLNPILVHCKTSGKPFYAIVHQVTGSLIIDFEPVKPYEVPMTAAGALQSYKLAAKAITRLQSLPSGSMERLCDTMVQEVFELTGYDRVMAYKFHDDDHGEVVSEITKPGLEPYLGLHYPATDIPQAARFLFMKNKVRLIVDCHARNVKVLQDEKLPFDLTLCGSTLRAPHSCHLQYMENMNSIASLVMAVVVNEGDEEGDNSNSVQPQKRKRLWGLVVCHNTTPRFVPFPLRYACEFLAQVFAIHVNKELELENQIVEKNILRTQTLLCDLLMRDAPLGIVSQSPNIMDLVKCDGAVLLYKNKIWRLGVTPSDFQLHDIASWLEEYHMDSTGLSTDSLYDAGFPGALALGDEVCGMAAVRITSKDMIFWFRSHTAAEIRWGGAKHEPGEKDDSRRMHPRSSFKAFLDVVKTRSLPWKDYEMDAIHSLQLILRNAFKDVEAKDISNNAINMKLSDLKIEGMQELEAVTSEMVRLIETATVPILAVDVDGLINGWNTKIAELTGLAVDKAIGNHFLTLVEDSSTDIVKRMLSLALQGKEEQNIQFEIKTHGSKSDSGPISLVVNACASRDLRDNVVGVCFVAQDITGQKIVMDKFTRIEGDYKAIVQNPNPLIPPIFGTDEFGWCCEWNPAMTMVSGWTREQVIDKMLLGEVFGTHTSCCRLKNQEAFVNLGVVLNNVMTGQESEKVHFGFFARSGKYVECLLCVSKKLDREGAVTGVFCFLQLASQELQQALHIQRLSEQTAMKRLKALAYIKRQIRNPLSGIIFSRKMMEDTELGVEQKQLLHTSVQCQRQISKVIDDSDLDSIIDGYLDLEMVEFTLHEVLVASISQVMTKSNGKGILMVNDVVEEIVNETLYGDSIRLQQVLADFLLISVNYAATGGQLNVAASLTKDQLGQSVHLARLELRISHSGGGVPEALLNQMFGTDGDPSEEGISLFISRKLLKLMNGDVRYLREAGKSTFIISVELAATHE